In the Phaeodactylum tricornutum CCAP 1055/1 chromosome 13, whole genome shotgun sequence genome, TGAGTCGTTGCAAAACACTGCATAAGGCCTACGGCGAGCCGAAAAAGGCCGCCCGTTTTGTCTTGTACCATGGTCAAGTATTCACCTTCTGTGGGACAGCGTATTGAATCGCGCCAAGCAATATCGTGACCCTGGCCTCGATGCAGATTCAGAAGCTCCCCAACGAACACTTGCATGGCTGTCGGTGAGTTCAAAGCATGGACCTTCTCAAGAGCCAGAAAGTACACGTAATTAGAGCAATTGATAACCTGTGGTATGCCGAAAATGCTGTGCGCGACCGGGTTACCGCGCCGCAATTTGCTGTTGTCTTCAATGTCATCAATGAGGAGACTTGCGTTGTGTAGATCCCCAACAATATCTTTGATGGAGTCCAAAATCTCTGTTGATTCCACTTTAAGCCAAAGCTGAAAGCAATCGATCAGCTTACCACGTACATCCTTTCCCGGGACTGAGTTGATGTACCGAAAGGCCTCGAGCAACGACGGGTCCGATTGATGAGGCAGCAACGGCGCAACATCGGACGAAACTTTCTTTGTCTCCTGAGAAGACATTGAAGACACAACAATTCTCCTCGAATATCGGCACACAAGAGCCTTAATGAAGTGTAAGCGAATAGCTCAAGATCCTCTTTGATTGCGTGACCTGTTTGAAACAGGACAGGGACGATGATTGACAGAAGCTCATCCTcaaaaattcttgacaagTGACGGAAAGAGCCTTCCAGGTAAGACGAGCAccgtattgacagtgagtcttACAAAGTCTCCAATCGTGGTTATGATCAGTGCTACTTTGCAGTTGACTGTCCATGTCGAGTGATTTCCATATTCACAGCAACATAATTTACATTTATGTTACAGTAGTGTCAGCAGAAAATTGGTCCACAGAAAGTTGTGTTGTTGCCCACTGCAAGCCTCAGGCCCTAACAAATAACGACGCGTAGGCACTACGAAGCTATCATTTAAGGCTCTCTAGCTATTGGTGTTTCTAGCTTGCTACAAGGGAAAGAAgtagaagaaaagcagcTTCATTGATTCAAAATTACCAGACAACGAAGATCACGGACTCTACGTTGATCCGTCTACATTGCTCAGAATTGGCAAATGAGTTGCCCATGTAACAACTCTCCAATTGTGGTGTTCACTCCTATATTCTACGTATCTAGGCAGCCTGGCCCACAATATCAGATTCCGTCAGGTTCATGAACTCTAGATCCTTGAGCGTCGGAGGCGTCGACACAATCGAAAATCCCAAGTCGCCTTTCGTGGGCAGATGCGTGCGTAGCATTGAGGCCGTGCGAGAGcgcaaacgcaacaaacgAAGCTCAGGAGGGGATCCACGCGTGCACCACATGATCGAGTTACGCGGCATTGGATGCCATGTGTGCGTCCGAGTCAAAGGATTGCTAAAAATTGCAGGTCATTCGCAAGCTTGTGAGCCAAAAACTCAGATCGAGAACAAG is a window encoding:
- a CDS encoding predicted protein gives rise to the protein MSSQETKKVSSDVAPLLPHQSDPSLLEAFRYINSVPGKDVRGKLIDCFQLWLKVESTEILDSIKDIVGDLHNASLLIDDIEDNSKLRRGNPVAHSIFGIPQVINCSNYVYFLALEKVHALNSPTAMQVFVGELLNLHRGQGHDIAWRDSIRCPTEGEYLTMVQDKTGGLFRLAVGLMQCFATTHRDTDFSNLVNNLAMYFQIRDDFINLADEEYMKSKSFCEDLTEGKFSFPIIHAIRSDESDTRILSILKQRPDDVDVKRYAQVLLKDSGSLDYTREKCSALKRDVVAEIGNLGGNPPLLKVLDMLDVQLEKMSIDAPGERRSVEIDEA